A genomic segment from Variovorax paradoxus B4 encodes:
- a CDS encoding FAD-dependent oxidoreductase: MSLPFQSAAILGAGLMGRLLAVTLARAGCEVELFEAGSPEAEGAAARVAAAMLAPLAESAVAPVPVVRMGQYALSRWPKLLAPLVQPVFFQREGTLVLWHRQDAAEAARLARVLARTGTQVPELAPMRTLDGTGIATLEPSLGQRFAQGLFLPGEGQLDNRALLASLLATLQASPGVKLHWQSPRAPGDFAPGTPGQPDWVIDCRGLGAKPQWNALRGVRGEVIRVHAPEVALQRPTRLVHPRYPLYVAPKPGSVFVIGATEIESDDMSPASVRSTLELLSAAYAVHSGFAEARILEIATQCRPTLPDNLPAIRQPQPRVLQINGLYRHGFMIAPAVLDAAMELLVHGRSALAQNLGLETSEA; the protein is encoded by the coding sequence ATGAGCCTCCCATTCCAATCCGCCGCCATCCTCGGTGCAGGCCTCATGGGCCGGCTGCTCGCGGTCACGCTGGCGCGGGCCGGCTGCGAGGTCGAGCTGTTCGAAGCGGGCAGCCCCGAGGCCGAAGGCGCCGCCGCACGCGTGGCGGCCGCCATGCTCGCGCCGCTGGCCGAATCGGCCGTGGCGCCAGTGCCGGTCGTGCGCATGGGGCAGTACGCGCTGAGCCGCTGGCCCAAGCTGCTGGCACCGCTGGTGCAGCCCGTGTTCTTCCAGCGTGAAGGCACGCTGGTGCTGTGGCACCGGCAGGACGCCGCCGAAGCCGCGCGGCTCGCGCGCGTGCTGGCGCGCACCGGCACGCAGGTGCCCGAGCTCGCCCCGATGCGCACGCTCGACGGCACCGGCATTGCCACGCTGGAGCCTTCGCTCGGCCAGCGCTTCGCACAGGGCTTGTTCCTTCCGGGTGAAGGCCAGCTCGACAACCGCGCGCTGCTGGCTTCGCTGCTTGCCACGCTGCAAGCCAGCCCCGGCGTGAAGCTGCATTGGCAGTCGCCGCGCGCACCCGGCGATTTCGCCCCCGGCACGCCGGGCCAGCCCGACTGGGTGATCGACTGCCGCGGCCTCGGTGCCAAGCCGCAGTGGAACGCGCTGCGCGGCGTGCGCGGCGAGGTCATCCGCGTGCATGCGCCCGAGGTGGCGCTGCAGCGGCCCACGCGGCTGGTGCATCCGCGCTATCCGCTCTACGTCGCACCCAAGCCCGGCAGCGTGTTCGTGATCGGTGCGACCGAAATCGAATCCGACGACATGTCGCCCGCCAGCGTGCGCTCCACGCTCGAGCTGCTGAGTGCAGCCTACGCCGTGCACAGTGGCTTCGCCGAAGCCCGCATCCTCGAGATCGCGACCCAATGCCGCCCCACGCTGCCCGACAACCTGCCCGCCATCCGGCAACCGCAGCCGCGCGTGCTGCAGATCAACGGCCTGTACCGCCACGGTTTCATGATCGCACCCGCCGTGCTCGACGCCGC
- the thiD gene encoding bifunctional hydroxymethylpyrimidine kinase/phosphomethylpyrimidine kinase: MTQALSDAPQAPLRYARVLSIAGSDSGGGAGIQADLKTFAALGCYGMTAITALTAQNTLGVSGIHGVPPAFLKAQIQAVVEDIGVDAVKLGMLHAPEVVEVVAWAIDHYRLPNVVLDPVMVATSGDRLIAADTVQVLVRELFPRAVVVTPNLDEAALLIGHAIDGIDALDDAASELLALGAQAVLLKGGHLPGDEVVDVLLARGGARKRLASARIASRNLHGTGCTLSSAIAAHLALGAALPEAVERARAFVLGAMAAGADVRIGAGHGPLNHGFAPVPTHRLPS, from the coding sequence ATGACCCAAGCACTTTCCGACGCGCCCCAGGCGCCCCTGCGCTATGCACGCGTGCTCTCGATCGCCGGCTCCGACAGCGGCGGCGGTGCCGGCATCCAGGCCGACCTGAAGACCTTCGCGGCGCTCGGCTGCTATGGCATGACGGCCATCACGGCGCTCACCGCGCAGAACACGCTCGGCGTGTCGGGCATCCATGGCGTGCCACCGGCCTTTCTCAAGGCGCAGATCCAGGCGGTGGTCGAGGACATCGGCGTGGACGCGGTCAAGCTCGGCATGCTGCATGCGCCCGAGGTGGTCGAGGTGGTGGCCTGGGCCATCGATCACTACCGGCTGCCCAACGTGGTGCTCGACCCGGTGATGGTCGCCACCAGCGGCGACCGGCTGATCGCGGCCGATACCGTGCAGGTGCTGGTGCGCGAGCTGTTCCCGCGCGCCGTGGTGGTGACGCCCAACCTCGATGAAGCGGCCTTGCTCATCGGCCATGCCATCGACGGCATCGATGCGCTCGACGATGCGGCCAGCGAGTTGCTGGCGCTCGGCGCACAGGCCGTGCTGCTCAAGGGCGGCCATCTGCCGGGCGACGAAGTGGTCGATGTGCTGCTGGCGCGTGGCGGCGCGCGCAAGCGCCTGGCCTCGGCCCGCATTGCAAGCCGCAACCTGCACGGCACGGGCTGCACGCTGTCGTCCGCGATTGCTGCGCACCTGGCGCTGGGCGCGGCCTTGCCCGAGGCTGTGGAGCGCGCGCGCGCGTTCGTGCTCGGCGCCATGGCGGCCGGTGCGGATGTCCGCATCGGTGCGGGACACGGTCCGCTCAACCACGGCTTTGCACCAGTGCCGACGCACCGCCTGCCGTCGTAG
- a CDS encoding purine-cytosine permease family protein gives MAHDDELSSANEALAPLPASQRVFGWHDHASLWFSLGVGLLVMQIGAYLVPAVGTRDAAIAIVLGSLLGAGLLAWTARLGCESGLASAGLMHATYGSAFARLPVLLNIVQLVGWTTFELVIMREGTQAIGQQAFGLALGGPLGGALTTLLWGAVLLALLAGSMVKLVRRFVSRFGLPLVVLSLLWLTWQFATRLQAKGLDAFWTRPGDGSMGMFGALDLVIAMPVSWLPLVADYARHGKRSPGGLGSAFSGTWIGYALANVWCYALGVMVVSVAEPGTGLVTALLLAQGGLVALGLILIDELDNAYGDVYSGSVSTHSLLPRWSVRRWGLLLAALCTALALVLPMHTLEPFLLMLSSVFVPLYGVILGRLGTGQAISSVGSRRVDLGAALIWIAGIAAYHACARWAPQFGSALPTLAATFVLAWISRPKPTSTTAGGASALVQSRG, from the coding sequence ATGGCACACGACGACGAACTTTCTTCCGCCAACGAGGCGCTGGCGCCGCTGCCCGCGTCGCAGCGCGTGTTCGGCTGGCACGACCACGCATCGCTCTGGTTCAGCCTGGGCGTCGGGCTGCTGGTGATGCAGATCGGCGCCTACCTGGTGCCGGCGGTGGGCACGCGCGACGCGGCCATCGCGATCGTGCTGGGCTCGCTGCTTGGCGCGGGCCTCCTGGCCTGGACCGCGCGGCTCGGCTGCGAGAGCGGCCTGGCGAGCGCCGGGCTGATGCACGCCACCTACGGCAGCGCCTTCGCGCGGCTGCCGGTGCTGCTCAACATCGTGCAGCTGGTGGGCTGGACCACCTTCGAGCTCGTGATCATGCGCGAGGGCACGCAGGCCATCGGCCAACAGGCCTTCGGCCTGGCACTCGGCGGGCCACTGGGCGGCGCCCTCACCACGCTGCTCTGGGGCGCAGTGCTGCTGGCGCTTCTGGCCGGCTCCATGGTCAAGCTGGTGCGGCGCTTCGTGAGCCGCTTCGGCCTGCCGCTGGTGGTGCTTTCTCTGCTCTGGCTGACCTGGCAGTTCGCGACGCGCCTGCAAGCCAAGGGCCTCGACGCCTTCTGGACGCGCCCCGGCGACGGCAGCATGGGCATGTTCGGCGCGCTCGACCTGGTGATTGCCATGCCGGTCTCGTGGCTGCCGCTGGTGGCCGACTACGCGCGCCACGGCAAGCGCAGCCCGGGCGGCCTCGGCAGCGCGTTCAGCGGCACTTGGATCGGCTATGCGCTGGCCAACGTCTGGTGCTATGCGCTCGGCGTGATGGTGGTGAGCGTGGCGGAGCCGGGCACCGGCCTGGTCACCGCGCTGCTGCTCGCCCAAGGCGGGCTGGTGGCGCTGGGCTTGATCCTGATCGACGAACTCGACAACGCCTATGGCGATGTGTATTCGGGCTCGGTGTCCACCCACAGCCTGCTGCCGCGCTGGAGCGTGCGGCGCTGGGGCCTCCTGCTCGCGGCGCTGTGCACCGCGCTGGCGCTGGTGCTGCCGATGCACACGCTCGAACCGTTCCTGCTGATGCTGAGTTCGGTGTTCGTTCCGCTCTACGGCGTGATCCTGGGGCGGCTGGGCACGGGGCAGGCCATCTCGTCGGTTGGCAGCCGCCGGGTCGACCTGGGTGCGGCGCTGATCTGGATTGCGGGCATCGCGGCCTATCACGCCTGTGCCAGATGGGCGCCGCAGTTCGGCTCGGCGCTGCCAACGCTCGCGGCAACTTTCGTGCTGGCCTGGATCAGCCGGCCCAAGCCCACATCTACGACGGCAGGCGGTGCGTCGGCACTGGTGCAAAGCCGTGGTTGA
- a CDS encoding TetR/AcrR family transcriptional regulator: MNNYNRQLHMLKEPLVSRSEQKVQTRQRILDGAGRGFRKAGFGGIGVDGLAKEAGLTSGAFYVHFDSKAHAFRESVAQGMAELRGGVLHFQEKHGSTWWPEFVRFYLSAKRTCDLSESCTLQTMPAEVARSDEGSRETFEKALRDVAQVIVDGPASPNAPRDIGAACAALSSLAGAVTLARSVGSNFADQIAAATEHALLGSLGGKSRSTPSERDR; the protein is encoded by the coding sequence TTGAACAACTACAATCGTCAGCTTCACATGTTGAAGGAGCCGCTCGTGTCAAGGTCCGAACAGAAGGTGCAGACGCGGCAACGCATACTGGACGGCGCAGGGCGCGGGTTTCGCAAGGCAGGATTTGGCGGGATTGGGGTTGACGGCCTGGCGAAGGAAGCAGGCCTGACATCGGGTGCCTTCTACGTTCATTTCGACTCAAAGGCCCACGCATTCCGGGAGTCGGTCGCACAGGGCATGGCCGAATTGCGCGGCGGCGTGCTGCACTTCCAGGAAAAGCACGGAAGCACGTGGTGGCCGGAGTTTGTGCGCTTCTACCTCAGTGCCAAGCGGACCTGTGACTTGTCAGAGAGTTGCACGCTTCAGACGATGCCGGCAGAAGTCGCGCGATCGGATGAAGGTTCCCGTGAGACGTTTGAAAAGGCTTTGCGCGACGTTGCGCAGGTGATCGTCGACGGTCCAGCCTCGCCAAATGCACCACGAGACATTGGAGCCGCTTGCGCCGCCCTCTCTTCGCTTGCGGGAGCGGTTACGCTTGCACGTTCCGTAGGAAGTAACTTTGCAGACCAGATAGCCGCAGCAACAGAACACGCGCTGCTAGGGTCGCTGGGCGGAAAGAGTCGATCAACGCCATCAGAACGCGACCGGTAG
- a CDS encoding VOC family protein has translation MQLSNYLFFTTTCDDALAFYTQCGLGRVVEVLRYGVDGMPVKNEAMRGQVMHAKFEGPGLLFYASDNDDAEPMRGSAHLLAMNGRDSTNNLFRALAAGGTVTTPLGIQPWGDYYGKLTDRFGVQWMLNCAE, from the coding sequence ATGCAACTCTCGAACTATTTGTTTTTCACCACGACCTGTGATGACGCCCTGGCTTTCTATACTCAATGTGGTCTTGGTCGTGTCGTCGAGGTGCTTCGCTACGGGGTCGATGGCATGCCCGTGAAGAACGAGGCCATGCGCGGCCAGGTCATGCATGCCAAGTTCGAGGGACCAGGCTTGCTCTTCTATGCCTCCGACAACGATGATGCTGAGCCGATGCGAGGCTCCGCGCATTTGCTTGCGATGAACGGTCGAGATTCAACGAACAATCTCTTCCGAGCTTTGGCTGCAGGTGGAACGGTCACGACCCCCTTGGGCATTCAGCCGTGGGGGGACTACTACGGCAAATTGACCGACCGGTTCGGTGTTCAGTGGATGCTGAACTGCGCTGAGTAA
- a CDS encoding aspartate aminotransferase family protein encodes MSDSAIDQSLDQALQRFIEANPASRRQFEAQARYMPGANSRSVLFYAPFPLTIAKGEGAALWDADGHRYADFIAEYTAGVYGHSAPEIRDAVVEAMQGGINLTGHNLLEGRLAKTICERFPQIEQLRFTNSGTEANLMALTAALHFTGRRKIVVFSGGYHGGVLGFGAKPLPTTVPFDFLVLPYNDAQAASEQIAKHGPEIAAILVEPMQGASGCIPGSPEFLQALREAATRVGALLVFDEVMTSRLGPQGLANRLGIRSDLTTLGKYIGGGMSFGAFGGRSDVMAQFDPRTGSLAHSGTFNNNVMTMAAGYAGLTKLFTPEAAGALAERGEAMRARLNALCTKEGVAMQFTGVGSLMNAHFVRGEVRRVDDLAAVDGRLRQLLFFHLLSEGIYASPRGFVVLSLPLTNADIDRFIAAIGSFIGEYRALLPSGT; translated from the coding sequence ATGAGCGATTCCGCAATCGACCAGTCCCTTGACCAGGCCCTCCAGCGCTTCATCGAGGCCAACCCGGCCAGCCGGCGCCAGTTCGAGGCGCAGGCGCGCTACATGCCGGGCGCCAACAGCCGCTCGGTGCTGTTCTACGCGCCGTTTCCGCTCACCATCGCCAAGGGCGAGGGCGCCGCGCTCTGGGATGCCGACGGCCACCGCTATGCCGACTTCATCGCCGAGTACACGGCCGGCGTCTACGGCCACTCGGCACCCGAGATCCGCGATGCCGTCGTCGAGGCGATGCAGGGCGGCATCAACCTCACGGGCCACAACCTGCTCGAAGGCCGGCTCGCCAAGACCATCTGCGAGCGCTTTCCGCAGATCGAGCAATTGCGCTTCACCAACTCGGGCACCGAGGCCAACCTGATGGCGCTCACGGCCGCGCTGCATTTCACGGGGCGGCGAAAGATCGTGGTGTTCTCGGGCGGCTACCACGGCGGCGTGCTCGGCTTCGGCGCCAAGCCCTTGCCGACCACCGTGCCCTTCGACTTTCTGGTGCTGCCCTACAACGACGCGCAGGCCGCGAGCGAGCAGATCGCCAAGCATGGGCCGGAAATCGCCGCGATCCTCGTCGAACCGATGCAGGGCGCGAGCGGCTGCATTCCGGGCAGCCCCGAATTTCTGCAGGCATTGCGCGAAGCGGCCACCCGGGTCGGTGCGCTGCTGGTCTTCGACGAGGTCATGACCTCTCGCCTGGGGCCGCAGGGCCTGGCCAACAGGCTCGGCATCCGGTCCGACCTGACCACGCTGGGCAAGTACATCGGCGGCGGCATGTCGTTCGGGGCCTTTGGCGGGCGCAGCGACGTGATGGCGCAGTTCGATCCGCGCACAGGGTCGCTTGCGCATTCGGGCACCTTCAACAACAACGTGATGACCATGGCGGCCGGATATGCCGGCCTCACGAAGCTGTTCACGCCCGAGGCGGCCGGCGCGCTGGCCGAGCGCGGCGAGGCGATGCGTGCGCGGCTCAACGCGCTGTGCACGAAGGAGGGCGTGGCCATGCAGTTCACCGGTGTCGGGTCGCTGATGAATGCGCATTTCGTGCGCGGGGAAGTGCGGCGCGTGGACGACCTGGCGGCGGTCGACGGACGCCTTCGCCAGCTGCTGTTCTTCCACTTGCTGAGCGAGGGCATCTACGCCTCGCCGCGCGGCTTCGTCGTGCTGTCGCTGCCGCTGACCAATGCGGACATCGACCGATTCATCGCCGCCATCGGCAGCTTCATCGGCGAATACCGCGCGCTGCTGCCTAGCGGGACGTAG
- a CDS encoding NAD(P)/FAD-dependent oxidoreductase: MNPEGRAPIETDALIIGAGPVGLFQAFQLGLLEISCHIVDALPAAGGQCVALYGDKPIYDIPGTPVTSGRGLAQSLLEQVAPFKPQFHFGEQVATLVRQADERLLLTTSAGTAFLAKTVFIAAGVGAFVPKRIAVEGIAQFEGSSLFYHPDSLARFAGQAVAVNGGDDVALATAVALTAVARQVTLVHRRDGFQADEGLVASMRALVAEGKLAFKVGQPTAFDGRQLQITTPDATTADLPLDALIACLGISPRLGPIADWGLELERKQVPVDTEKYETRERGVFAVGDINTYPGKKKLIVCGFHEATLAAWGATAIVFPGKAIPLQYTTTSTRLHELLGVAGTTSR; encoded by the coding sequence TTGAACCCCGAAGGCCGAGCCCCCATCGAAACCGACGCGCTGATCATCGGCGCCGGTCCGGTCGGACTGTTCCAGGCCTTCCAGCTCGGCCTGCTCGAGATCTCCTGCCACATCGTCGATGCGCTGCCCGCCGCGGGCGGCCAGTGCGTGGCGCTCTACGGCGACAAGCCGATCTACGACATTCCGGGCACGCCGGTCACCAGCGGACGCGGCCTCGCGCAATCGCTGCTCGAGCAGGTCGCGCCCTTCAAGCCGCAATTCCATTTCGGCGAGCAGGTGGCCACGCTCGTCCGGCAGGCCGATGAGCGCCTGCTGCTGACCACCTCGGCCGGCACCGCTTTCCTCGCCAAGACCGTGTTCATCGCGGCCGGCGTCGGCGCCTTCGTGCCCAAGCGCATCGCGGTCGAAGGCATTGCGCAGTTCGAAGGCAGCTCCCTTTTCTATCACCCCGATTCGCTGGCCCGCTTCGCCGGGCAGGCGGTGGCGGTGAATGGCGGCGACGACGTTGCGCTGGCAACCGCCGTCGCGCTCACGGCTGTGGCAAGGCAGGTCACGCTGGTCCACCGGCGCGACGGCTTCCAGGCCGACGAAGGCCTCGTCGCTTCGATGCGTGCGCTGGTCGCTGAAGGCAAGCTCGCGTTCAAGGTCGGCCAGCCCACCGCTTTCGACGGCAGGCAACTGCAGATCACCACGCCCGATGCAACCACTGCCGATCTGCCGCTCGACGCGCTGATCGCCTGCCTGGGCATCTCCCCGCGCCTCGGCCCCATTGCCGACTGGGGCCTGGAACTGGAGCGCAAGCAGGTGCCGGTCGACACCGAGAAGTACGAAACCCGCGAGCGCGGCGTGTTCGCAGTGGGCGACATCAACACCTACCCGGGTAAGAAGAAGCTCATCGTCTGCGGCTTCCACGAGGCCACGCTGGCGGCCTGGGGCGCCACCGCCATCGTGTTCCCAGGCAAGGCGATCCCGCTCCAGTACACGACCACCAGCACGCGGCTCCACGAGCTGCTGGGCGTGGCTGGCACTACGTCCCGCTAG
- the fdxA gene encoding ferredoxin FdxA produces MTHVVSEACIRCKYTDCVDVCPVDCFREGPNMLVIDPDECIDCAVCIPECPVNAIYAEEDLPANQIAFIKLNAELSLADGWKSITKRKPALPDAEEWKDKTDKIGELVR; encoded by the coding sequence ATGACCCACGTCGTCTCCGAAGCCTGCATCCGCTGCAAATACACCGACTGCGTGGACGTATGCCCCGTGGATTGCTTCCGCGAAGGCCCCAACATGCTGGTGATCGACCCGGACGAATGCATCGACTGCGCGGTCTGCATCCCCGAGTGCCCGGTCAATGCGATCTATGCCGAGGAAGACCTCCCGGCCAACCAGATCGCATTCATCAAGCTCAACGCAGAGCTCTCGCTGGCCGACGGCTGGAAGAGCATCACCAAGCGCAAGCCCGCGCTGCCCGACGCCGAAGAGTGGAAAGACAAGACCGACAAGATCGGCGAACTGGTCCGTTGA
- a CDS encoding sulfate adenylyltransferase subunit 1, producing MSTITATLDNTALHGDTGTALRFITCGSVDDGKSTLIGRLLVDSKTVLQDQLAGVQRGGETDLALLTDGLSAEREQGITIDVAYRYFSTARRKFIIGDAPGHEQYTRNMVTAASAADAAVVLVDATKLAWAAEVEDGTVVKRELLPQTRRHTLLAHLLRVQSVVFAVNKLDAIGDAGLAFERISTALNAFAEAAGVQVAAIVPISALKGWNVATRHADWVGYEGPSLLELLEELPVTVQDEAVPFAFPVQWVEKFSASADTSQGRRVFWGRVASGHVEPGQRVTVLPSNQTATVAQVLSHTRQPKVVHAGHSAGIVLDREVDVSRGDWLLAPGAFEPVREITATVAWLDDEPLVAGRVYWALQGHRWVKAKVARIVDRVNITTLESEPATQLEANSIGDVVLSLQQPLAVLPFTQSRTLGSLVLVDTASHKTAAAVLVQPAAAKA from the coding sequence ATGAGCACCATAACGGCAACCCTCGACAACACCGCCCTCCACGGCGACACCGGCACCGCCCTGCGCTTCATCACCTGCGGCTCGGTCGACGACGGCAAGAGCACGCTGATCGGCCGCCTGCTGGTCGACAGCAAGACGGTTCTGCAGGACCAGCTCGCCGGTGTGCAGCGCGGCGGCGAAACCGACCTTGCCCTCTTGACCGACGGCCTCTCGGCCGAGCGCGAACAGGGCATCACGATCGACGTGGCCTACCGCTACTTCTCGACCGCCAGGCGCAAGTTCATCATCGGCGACGCGCCGGGCCACGAGCAGTACACCCGCAACATGGTCACGGCCGCCTCGGCCGCCGATGCCGCAGTGGTGCTGGTCGATGCCACCAAGCTGGCCTGGGCCGCCGAGGTGGAAGACGGCACCGTGGTCAAGCGCGAGCTCCTGCCTCAGACGCGCCGCCACACGCTGCTGGCGCACCTGCTGCGCGTGCAGTCGGTGGTGTTCGCAGTCAACAAGCTCGACGCCATCGGCGACGCCGGCCTGGCCTTCGAACGCATCTCGACCGCGCTGAACGCCTTTGCCGAAGCGGCGGGCGTGCAGGTGGCCGCCATCGTGCCGATCTCCGCCCTCAAGGGCTGGAACGTGGCCACGCGCCATGCCGACTGGGTCGGCTACGAGGGCCCTAGCCTGCTCGAGCTGCTCGAGGAACTGCCGGTCACCGTGCAGGACGAGGCCGTGCCCTTCGCCTTCCCGGTGCAGTGGGTCGAAAAGTTCTCGGCCTCGGCCGACACCTCGCAGGGCCGCCGCGTGTTCTGGGGCCGCGTGGCTTCCGGCCACGTCGAACCCGGCCAGCGCGTGACCGTGCTGCCCAGCAACCAGACGGCCACGGTCGCGCAGGTGCTGAGCCACACGCGGCAACCGAAGGTGGTGCATGCGGGCCACAGCGCCGGCATCGTGCTCGACCGCGAAGTGGACGTGTCGCGCGGCGACTGGCTGCTGGCGCCCGGCGCCTTCGAGCCGGTGCGCGAGATCACCGCCACCGTGGCCTGGCTCGACGACGAGCCGCTGGTTGCCGGCCGCGTCTACTGGGCGCTGCAGGGCCACCGCTGGGTCAAGGCCAAGGTGGCGCGCATCGTCGACCGGGTGAACATCACCACGCTCGAATCCGAGCCCGCAACTCAGCTGGAAGCCAATTCCATTGGCGACGTGGTGCTTTCGCTCCAGCAGCCGCTGGCGGTGCTGCCCTTCACGCAATCGCGGACCCTGGGCTCGCTGGTGCTGGTCGATACGGCCTCCCACAAGACCGCTGCTGCCGTGCTCGTGCAGCCTGCCGCCGCAAAGGCCTAA
- the cysD gene encoding sulfate adenylyltransferase subunit CysD, whose protein sequence is MNARTETELLLPPMHSPARLSNTHLDALEEETVFILREVAAAFERPTLLFSGGKDSLVLLKCAEKAFGAGRIPYPLLMIDTGHNFPEVTAYRDQRAEELGADLIVRSVEDSMARGTVRLAHPGESRNAHQSVTLLEAIEEFRFDALIGGARRDEEKARAKERIFSHRDSFGQWQPKDQRPELWTLFNTRLAPGEHFRVFPISNWTELDVWQYIEREHVGLPSIYYTHKREVVERRGLLVPVTELTPPRDGETVQVRDVRFRTVGDITTTCPVESLAADAGDVVLETLSVDVSERGATRMDDMTSEASMEKRKKDGYF, encoded by the coding sequence ATGAACGCCCGTACCGAAACCGAACTGCTGCTGCCGCCCATGCACTCTCCCGCGCGCCTGTCCAACACCCATCTCGATGCGCTGGAAGAGGAAACCGTCTTCATCCTGCGCGAAGTGGCGGCGGCCTTCGAGCGCCCGACCCTGCTGTTCTCGGGCGGCAAGGATTCGCTGGTGCTGCTGAAGTGTGCCGAAAAGGCCTTCGGCGCCGGCCGCATCCCCTACCCGCTGCTGATGATCGACACGGGCCACAACTTCCCCGAAGTGACGGCCTACCGCGACCAGCGCGCCGAGGAACTGGGTGCCGACTTGATCGTGCGCAGCGTCGAGGATTCGATGGCGCGCGGTACCGTGCGCCTTGCGCACCCCGGCGAATCGCGCAATGCGCACCAGTCGGTCACGCTGCTCGAAGCCATTGAAGAATTCCGCTTCGACGCGCTGATCGGCGGCGCCCGCCGCGACGAGGAAAAGGCGCGCGCCAAGGAACGCATCTTTTCGCACCGCGACAGCTTCGGCCAATGGCAGCCCAAGGACCAGCGCCCCGAGTTGTGGACGCTGTTCAACACCCGCCTCGCCCCGGGTGAGCACTTCCGCGTGTTCCCGATATCGAACTGGACCGAGCTCGACGTGTGGCAATACATCGAGCGCGAACACGTAGGCCTGCCGTCGATCTACTACACGCACAAGCGCGAGGTGGTCGAACGCCGCGGCCTGCTGGTGCCGGTGACCGAACTGACCCCGCCGCGCGACGGCGAAACCGTGCAGGTGCGCGATGTGCGCTTTCGCACCGTGGGCGACATCACGACCACCTGCCCGGTCGAAAGCCTTGCGGCCGATGCGGGCGACGTGGTGCTCGAAACGCTGTCGGTCGACGTCAGCGAGCGCGGCGCGACGCGCATGGACGACATGACTTCGGAAGCTTCGATGGAGAAGCGCAAAAAAGACGGGTATTTCTGA
- a CDS encoding phosphoadenosine phosphosulfate reductase family protein, whose translation MSIATDIDFARINTELGRNAEGLVDWAVGLGQRAIVTTNFRPFEAVILHMVTRAKRDVPVVWMDNGYNTEATYRFADEVTKQLGLDLHIYLPRRSRAHREAVEGPTPALDDPRHAAFTEEVKLEPFARALRETAPKVWFTALRATDTAVRAQMDPVSVNPDGLIKVAPLLHWSSKDLYAYCEAHGLPNNFDYVDPTKGEDNRECGLHLSH comes from the coding sequence ATGAGCATCGCTACGGACATCGACTTCGCACGCATCAACACCGAACTCGGCCGCAACGCCGAGGGCCTGGTGGACTGGGCCGTCGGCCTGGGCCAGCGCGCGATCGTCACCACCAATTTCCGCCCGTTCGAGGCCGTGATCCTGCACATGGTCACGCGCGCCAAGCGCGACGTTCCCGTGGTCTGGATGGACAACGGCTACAACACCGAGGCCACCTACCGCTTTGCCGACGAGGTGACGAAGCAGTTGGGCCTGGATCTGCACATCTACCTGCCGCGCCGTTCGCGTGCGCATCGCGAAGCCGTGGAAGGCCCGACCCCGGCGCTCGACGATCCGCGCCATGCCGCTTTCACGGAAGAAGTGAAGCTGGAGCCCTTTGCCCGCGCGCTGCGCGAGACGGCGCCGAAGGTCTGGTTCACCGCGCTTCGGGCCACCGACACGGCCGTGCGCGCACAGATGGACCCGGTCAGCGTCAATCCGGATGGGCTGATCAAGGTCGCGCCGCTCCTGCACTGGTCGTCCAAGGATCTGTACGCGTACTGCGAAGCGCATGGCCTGCCCAACAACTTCGACTACGTGGACCCGACCAAGGGCGAAGACAACCGCGAGTGCGGATTGCACCTCTCTCACTGA
- a CDS encoding DUF934 domain-containing protein has protein sequence MNRRLNILAAEEHVDDGDPKVLQLPNDADPLAIEVCLEDIERIDLNFPKFTDGRAYSQAFLLRRRLGFKGDIRATGDVLIDQLVQMERTGFSSAVLKEGVDATDAQRQFDRFAAFYQGDAVQTAPHFAAGT, from the coding sequence ATGAACAGACGTCTCAACATCCTCGCTGCCGAAGAGCACGTCGATGACGGCGACCCGAAGGTCCTGCAGCTGCCCAACGATGCCGATCCGCTCGCCATCGAGGTGTGCCTGGAAGACATCGAGCGCATCGACCTGAACTTTCCGAAGTTCACCGATGGCCGTGCCTACAGCCAGGCCTTCCTGCTGCGCCGCCGGCTCGGCTTCAAGGGCGACATCCGCGCCACCGGCGACGTGCTGATCGACCAGCTGGTGCAGATGGAACGCACCGGCTTCTCGAGCGCCGTGCTGAAGGAAGGCGTGGACGCCACCGACGCACAGCGCCAGTTCGACCGCTTCGCCGCCTTCTACCAGGGCGATGCGGTGCAGACCGCGCCGCACTTCGCGGCCGGCACCTGA